Proteins encoded in a region of the Photobacterium profundum SS9 genome:
- a CDS encoding LysR family transcriptional regulator produces MNTTDLELFVRTADIGNITAAAVQLDISPAAASAALKRLEKQLGTELFIRSTRQLRITAEGERFLLHCRQALSSLDDAKASITEMKGEIAGEVRLSVSSDLGRNLILPWLDEVMDNNPKLSFQLSIGDSLADFYMDKVDVALRYGQPEDSTMIAFKLATVDRVICASPAYIATYGSPQKPEDLLHHNCLLYQLGNKTYNQWDLFSKNSDDTISNTDDSIKSKYKIKVSSNRMCNDGDIVRRWAVAGKGIALKSRLDLSHDLNAGRVVELMPDYYVKPTSLWLICPSRKQVTPAILLLRDLLRKKCQALLASKK; encoded by the coding sequence ATGAATACAACAGACCTCGAACTTTTTGTCAGAACCGCTGATATCGGCAACATTACGGCTGCTGCTGTGCAGCTCGACATTAGTCCTGCAGCCGCAAGTGCAGCACTGAAGCGGCTTGAAAAACAATTAGGCACCGAGTTGTTTATTCGTTCTACACGTCAGTTACGTATTACTGCTGAAGGTGAGCGTTTTTTACTTCATTGCCGTCAAGCACTGAGCTCTCTGGATGATGCTAAAGCATCCATTACGGAAATGAAGGGAGAAATAGCCGGAGAAGTGCGTTTATCTGTTTCTTCAGACTTAGGGCGTAACCTTATTTTGCCGTGGTTAGACGAAGTCATGGATAACAACCCTAAACTCAGTTTTCAACTCAGTATTGGCGATTCGCTGGCTGACTTCTACATGGATAAAGTCGATGTTGCCCTACGTTATGGGCAACCTGAAGATTCAACAATGATAGCGTTTAAATTGGCCACAGTAGATCGCGTAATTTGCGCATCACCAGCCTATATTGCGACATATGGTTCACCGCAAAAACCTGAAGATTTGCTTCACCATAACTGTTTGCTATATCAGCTGGGTAACAAAACATATAACCAGTGGGATCTGTTCAGTAAAAACAGTGACGATACGATCTCGAACACTGATGACAGCATTAAATCCAAATATAAAATCAAAGTGAGCAGTAATCGCATGTGTAACGATGGCGATATTGTTAGACGCTGGGCCGTTGCAGGTAAAGGCATAGCGCTAAAATCACGTTTAGATTTAAGCCATGATCTAAATGCAGGTCGAGTTGTCGAGCTAATGCCCGATTACTATGTTAAACCAACAAGTTTATGGCTAATTTGTCCAAGCCGGAAACAAGTCACCCCCGCCATTTTACTATTGCGTGATTTGCTAAGAAAAAAATGCCAAGCGCTGCTCGCCTCTAAAAAGTAA
- a CDS encoding zinc-binding alcohol dehydrogenase family protein, producing MKAIGYLEAKAIDQPDALLDIELPMPTATGRDVLVNVNAISVNPVDTKIRRNAQPNEGEHKILGWDAVGEIVAIGGDVEHYKVGDKVWYAGDITRQGTNAEYHLVDERIVGKQPLTLSNTEAAALPLTAITAWELLFDRLGFDRLGFNVTSHVSSDQEANEANKPTDTRLLIVGASGGVGSILTQLAVKLTNATVIGTASRKESQAWVTSLGADYVIDHSKSLTEELTRIGISDVTHVISLTHTDKHFDEIVEALAPQGQLALIDDPQEPIDIMKLKRKSLSLHWELMFTRSMFQTADMDKQRQLLNAVSSLIDDGELVTTLGQNFGKINAENLIKAHAYIESGKSIGKVVLEGF from the coding sequence ATGAAAGCCATCGGATACTTAGAAGCGAAAGCCATTGATCAACCAGATGCACTATTAGATATCGAGTTACCGATGCCGACGGCAACAGGGCGAGATGTATTGGTTAACGTTAATGCAATTTCGGTTAACCCTGTCGATACTAAAATTCGTCGTAATGCTCAACCGAATGAAGGTGAACATAAAATTCTAGGTTGGGATGCAGTCGGTGAAATTGTCGCGATTGGTGGTGATGTAGAGCACTATAAGGTGGGTGATAAAGTATGGTATGCCGGTGATATTACGCGTCAAGGTACCAATGCTGAATACCATCTTGTGGATGAACGCATTGTAGGTAAGCAGCCATTAACATTATCTAATACAGAAGCCGCAGCCTTACCGTTAACGGCAATTACGGCTTGGGAGCTACTGTTTGATCGACTTGGGTTTGATCGCCTTGGATTTAACGTGACCAGCCATGTATCTTCAGATCAAGAAGCCAACGAAGCAAATAAGCCGACAGACACCCGCTTACTGATCGTGGGTGCATCTGGTGGTGTGGGTTCAATTTTAACCCAATTAGCGGTTAAGTTAACGAATGCGACAGTGATTGGTACTGCTTCACGTAAAGAAAGCCAAGCATGGGTAACAAGCCTAGGTGCTGATTATGTAATCGATCATTCGAAATCACTCACAGAAGAGCTGACACGCATCGGAATCAGTGATGTTACGCATGTCATTAGTCTTACACACACAGATAAACATTTTGATGAGATTGTCGAAGCTCTTGCACCTCAAGGGCAATTGGCATTGATTGATGATCCCCAAGAACCGATAGACATTATGAAGTTGAAGCGTAAGTCGTTATCACTTCATTGGGAATTAATGTTTACACGTTCAATGTTCCAAACGGCTGATATGGATAAGCAGCGCCAGTTATTAAACGCAGTATCTTCATTGATTGATGATGGTGAGTTAGTCACAACACTAGGGCAGAATTTTGGCAAGATAAATGCTGAAAACCTTATAAAAGCGCATGCTTACATTGAATCAGGTAAGTCGATCGGTAAAGTGGTTCTAGAAGGCTTCTAA
- the punC gene encoding purine nucleoside transporter PunC — MKNQPSKITLAWFACLSMLGFLATDMYLPAFATIQEEFGTTQSLIGISLSIFLLGMALGQLIYGPLSDRIGRIKVLIAGMTLFSVASVLCAFAPNVEMFLVARFAQALGACSATVIWQAVVVDRYEGKVSERVFATIMPLVALSPALAPLAGAMLEGQFGWRSIFVSLVGFGAVLAIMSLKETESAPTAKNHEKVFVQLKKDYKQILSSKKFIGNMLIFAACSAAFFAYLTGSPFIMGAMGYSGADIGLSYAPQTVGFIIGGYGCRTLLAKYESKKILPWLLTLFVTTVVMMFFISLSTSPTSIWPILLPFCFLAVANGAIYPIVVSQALSEFRNCSATAAGLLNFMQTMVCVAASALVSAFTANGLITVTTAMFVTGFIALIGFSLVVQARREIPQDAQTA; from the coding sequence ATGAAAAACCAACCATCAAAAATCACCCTAGCCTGGTTTGCATGCCTTAGTATGTTAGGGTTTCTCGCAACAGACATGTATTTACCTGCATTTGCAACAATTCAAGAAGAATTTGGTACAACACAATCACTTATTGGTATCTCTTTAAGTATCTTCCTTCTTGGTATGGCGTTAGGGCAGTTAATCTACGGACCGCTTTCAGACCGCATTGGGCGTATTAAAGTCTTAATTGCCGGCATGACGTTATTCAGTGTCGCTTCGGTATTATGTGCTTTTGCACCGAACGTAGAAATGTTTCTTGTAGCACGTTTTGCACAGGCTTTAGGTGCATGTAGTGCTACCGTTATTTGGCAAGCAGTTGTTGTTGACCGTTACGAAGGTAAAGTATCTGAACGCGTGTTTGCGACAATCATGCCGCTAGTCGCCTTATCTCCGGCACTTGCTCCTCTTGCAGGTGCGATGCTTGAAGGTCAATTCGGCTGGCGTAGTATTTTTGTCTCTCTTGTTGGTTTTGGTGCTGTTTTAGCGATTATGTCACTGAAAGAGACTGAAAGTGCACCAACGGCGAAAAACCATGAAAAAGTATTCGTTCAGCTAAAGAAAGATTATAAACAAATTTTAAGTTCAAAAAAATTCATCGGCAATATGCTAATTTTTGCAGCATGTTCTGCGGCATTCTTTGCTTACTTAACAGGCTCACCGTTCATTATGGGCGCAATGGGTTATTCAGGCGCTGATATCGGCTTGAGCTATGCCCCACAAACTGTTGGCTTCATTATTGGTGGTTACGGTTGCCGTACACTATTAGCTAAATATGAAAGCAAGAAAATTTTGCCATGGTTACTAACGCTATTCGTTACCACGGTAGTGATGATGTTCTTTATTTCACTTAGCACATCACCAACATCAATTTGGCCGATCTTGCTTCCATTCTGCTTCCTAGCGGTTGCAAATGGTGCGATTTACCCAATCGTAGTTAGCCAAGCACTATCAGAATTCAGGAACTGTAGTGCGACAGCAGCAGGCTTACTTAACTTTATGCAAACAATGGTTTGTGTGGCAGCAAGTGCATTAGTATCAGCATTTACTGCAAATGGTCTAATTACGGTAACAACAGCCATGTTCGTGACAGGTTTTATCGCTCTGATTGGTTTTAGCCTTGTTGTACAAGCACGTCGTGAAATACCACAAGATGCACAAACAGCTTAA
- the punR gene encoding DNA-binding transcriptional activator PunR translates to MFSYNDLQVIDVVARRGSFSAAAEELHKVPSAISYTVRLIEERLAVELFVRLHRQVKLTPAGEYFVEEARKLIKQMELMRLQTQRVANGWSQSVSVALDTVVRESRVNTLVRDFYCAFPDVELHLSMEVFNGVWDALADGRADLAIGATAAVPVGGAFDYRDMGTLTWKFVVSKDHPLANVEHKLTAEELVQYPAICLEDTARTLPKRVTWIMDNQRRIMVPNWYSALQCLKAGLGISVVPTHMAIPRIESGELVEKQLVNKPAVSPCCLAWNTECVNPALEWLLAYLGDSEQLHREWMR, encoded by the coding sequence ATGTTTTCATACAATGATCTGCAAGTTATTGATGTTGTTGCTAGGCGTGGCAGCTTTTCCGCTGCGGCAGAAGAATTACATAAAGTACCTAGTGCAATTAGTTACACCGTTCGATTAATCGAAGAGCGTTTAGCTGTCGAATTATTTGTTCGCTTGCATAGGCAGGTTAAATTAACGCCAGCTGGCGAGTATTTTGTCGAAGAAGCGCGCAAATTAATTAAGCAAATGGAATTGATGCGCTTGCAAACGCAGCGTGTAGCGAATGGTTGGTCGCAAAGTGTCTCTGTTGCTTTAGATACAGTGGTAAGAGAAAGCCGAGTCAATACCTTAGTACGTGATTTTTACTGCGCCTTCCCTGATGTGGAGTTGCATTTGAGCATGGAAGTGTTTAATGGTGTCTGGGATGCCCTCGCTGATGGCAGAGCAGATTTAGCTATTGGCGCTACTGCAGCTGTTCCTGTGGGTGGTGCATTTGATTATCGCGATATGGGAACACTCACGTGGAAATTTGTGGTGAGTAAAGATCACCCACTAGCAAACGTAGAACATAAACTTACCGCAGAAGAGTTAGTTCAGTACCCGGCTATTTGCCTTGAAGATACGGCGCGTACATTGCCTAAACGTGTTACCTGGATAATGGATAACCAGCGCCGAATCATGGTGCCTAATTGGTACAGTGCGCTACAGTGTTTAAAAGCAGGGTTGGGGATCAGTGTTGTACCTACGCATATGGCAATTCCTCGGATTGAATCGGGTGAATTAGTCGAAAAGCAGTTAGTGAATAAACCTGCGGTTAGCCCATGTTGCCTTGCATGGAATACCGAATGCGTAAACCCTGCGCTTGAATGGCTATTAGCATACCTAGGTGATAGTGAGCAGCTTCACCGTGAATGGATGCGCTAA
- a CDS encoding FAD-dependent oxidoreductase, with amino-acid sequence MDRKKVVLLVTLITLIGLWFAFDLSQYFTLEQAKAQQLALQDTIAEKPFLSSLVYFAVYILVTALSLPGAAIMTLLGAALFGFWWSLLLISFASTIGATLAFLFSRFILRDWVQAKFGNRIAPINAGIEKDGPFYLFTLRLIPVFPFFLVNLLMGLTPISTRMFYLVSQLGMLAGTAVYINAGTQLGEIESLSGIISAPVLMSLALLGLFPLIAKFIMNIITQRRVYANWKRPEKFDQNMVVIGAGAGGLVSSYIAAAVKAEVTLIERHKMGGDCLNTGCVPSKAIIRAAHTMAEISRAHEFGITTDKPQVNFEKVMSRIHNVIDKIEPHDSVERYSSLGVNCISGEAQILSPWEVEVNGQRITTRNIVIATGARPLVPGISGLQDVNYLTSDSIWSLKVQPKKLLVLGGGPIGCELAQSFSRLGSDVTLVEMAEQLLIREDTDASLLVKESMHKDGVDIKLNHKATRFESITAEDGTRIQRAYLEYNGKEVIVEFDAVMLALGRVANVQGFGLEELGITTTQRGTVDVNDYLQTKYPNIYAVGDVAGPFQLTHAAAHQAWYAAVNGLFGQFKKFKADYSVLPAATYTAPEVARVGINEKEAENLNIEFDVTRYGIDDLDRAITDGEDYGFVKVITPKGKDKILGVTIVGNNASELLAEFTLAMRHGLGLNKILGTIHPYPTMSEANKYTAGVWKQANAPQALLAWVKKYHAGMRNDKSQKITQPTAPNTQAKLEEEQR; translated from the coding sequence TCGTCTACTTTGCGGTTTACATTCTTGTCACTGCCCTATCGTTACCGGGTGCTGCAATAATGACGCTACTGGGTGCCGCTCTATTTGGATTTTGGTGGAGCCTATTATTAATCTCTTTCGCGAGTACTATCGGCGCAACACTAGCCTTTTTATTCAGTCGTTTTATATTACGCGATTGGGTACAAGCTAAATTCGGTAACAGAATAGCCCCAATCAATGCAGGCATTGAAAAAGATGGTCCTTTTTATCTTTTCACACTGCGTTTAATTCCTGTGTTCCCATTTTTTTTGGTGAACTTACTTATGGGGTTAACACCCATTAGTACACGTATGTTCTATTTAGTCAGCCAGCTTGGCATGCTTGCAGGCACAGCGGTTTACATTAATGCGGGTACACAGCTTGGTGAAATTGAATCACTAAGCGGGATTATTTCAGCCCCTGTTTTAATGTCTCTTGCACTTCTGGGCCTTTTTCCTTTAATAGCGAAATTCATTATGAATATCATTACTCAACGTCGTGTATACGCCAATTGGAAACGTCCTGAAAAATTCGACCAAAATATGGTGGTGATTGGTGCAGGTGCAGGTGGTTTAGTGAGTTCTTATATTGCTGCGGCTGTTAAAGCTGAAGTTACGCTTATTGAACGCCATAAAATGGGGGGAGATTGCCTCAATACAGGGTGTGTACCTTCCAAAGCCATTATTCGTGCAGCCCACACCATGGCAGAGATTTCTCGAGCTCATGAGTTTGGTATTACGACCGATAAGCCTCAGGTTAACTTCGAAAAAGTGATGTCACGTATTCATAACGTGATCGATAAAATTGAACCGCATGACTCTGTAGAGCGTTACTCTTCATTGGGGGTTAACTGTATTTCGGGCGAAGCTCAGATTCTGTCACCGTGGGAAGTTGAGGTTAACGGTCAACGTATTACAACGCGTAACATTGTGATCGCGACAGGTGCCCGTCCACTTGTTCCAGGTATCTCTGGCTTACAAGATGTTAATTATCTAACGTCTGATTCTATCTGGTCGTTAAAAGTACAACCGAAGAAGTTACTTGTACTAGGTGGCGGGCCTATTGGTTGCGAACTAGCCCAAAGCTTTAGCCGTTTAGGCAGTGACGTAACTTTGGTTGAAATGGCTGAGCAACTGCTCATTCGCGAAGATACCGATGCATCTCTGCTCGTTAAAGAGAGCATGCACAAAGATGGAGTTGATATTAAACTCAACCACAAAGCCACACGCTTTGAATCAATTACAGCAGAAGACGGAACACGTATTCAACGGGCGTACCTCGAATACAACGGCAAAGAAGTTATCGTTGAATTTGATGCGGTTATGTTAGCGTTAGGTCGTGTGGCAAATGTGCAAGGGTTTGGTCTTGAAGAACTTGGTATTACAACCACACAACGTGGCACTGTTGACGTTAATGATTACCTACAGACTAAATACCCAAACATTTACGCTGTAGGCGATGTAGCAGGCCCTTTCCAGCTAACGCATGCCGCAGCCCACCAAGCATGGTACGCTGCTGTTAATGGTTTATTTGGACAGTTTAAGAAATTTAAAGCCGATTATTCTGTACTGCCAGCCGCCACTTATACGGCACCTGAAGTCGCTCGGGTGGGTATTAATGAAAAAGAAGCTGAAAACCTCAATATTGAATTTGATGTAACACGCTATGGTATCGATGATCTTGACCGTGCCATTACTGATGGTGAAGATTATGGTTTTGTAAAAGTGATTACGCCTAAAGGTAAAGATAAGATTTTAGGCGTCACGATTGTAGGCAATAATGCGAGCGAACTATTAGCTGAATTTACCCTAGCCATGCGCCACGGATTAGGTTTGAACAAAATACTCGGTACTATTCACCCTTACCCTACGATGAGTGAAGCCAATAAATATACTGCTGGCGTTTGGAAACAAGCCAATGCGCCACAGGCATTGCTCGCTTGGGTAAAGAAATACCATGCTGGGATGCGTAATGATAAAAGCCAAAAAATAACGCAACCGACAGCACCAAACACACAAGCTAAGCTCGAAGAAGAGCAGCGTTAA
- a CDS encoding ATP-binding cassette domain-containing protein codes for MTLSVENLTINNANIPLISSINFSINNGEVMTLMGPSGCGKSSLLSAIAGHLSPVFTLEGKIQLNNTIMNDLEPDQRQIGILFQDDLLFPHLNVWENLAFGLPRTITGANRKNEAIQTLTQVGLHDIAFNMPNEISGGQRARVSLMRTLLAKPKAVLLDEPFSKLDKALRVEFRHFVFEQIKTQDIPALMVTHDDDDIPENGLVLRWPWNDNDRGLANA; via the coding sequence ATGACCTTATCTGTGGAAAACCTCACTATAAATAACGCTAATATACCGCTTATTTCTTCTATCAACTTCAGTATTAATAATGGTGAAGTGATGACATTAATGGGACCAAGCGGCTGCGGTAAATCTAGCTTATTAAGTGCTATTGCTGGTCATTTAAGCCCAGTATTCACCTTAGAAGGTAAAATACAGCTTAATAATACGATCATGAATGATCTTGAACCCGACCAACGTCAAATTGGGATCTTATTTCAAGATGATTTGTTATTTCCTCATCTCAACGTGTGGGAAAATTTAGCCTTTGGATTACCCCGAACGATCACAGGGGCAAACAGAAAGAACGAAGCGATTCAGACACTGACACAAGTAGGATTACACGATATCGCCTTTAACATGCCTAATGAAATATCGGGAGGACAACGCGCTAGAGTCAGTTTAATGCGAACATTATTAGCAAAACCAAAAGCGGTTTTATTAGATGAACCCTTTAGTAAACTCGATAAAGCCTTACGGGTTGAATTTAGACACTTTGTTTTTGAGCAAATCAAGACACAAGATATTCCCGCATTAATGGTGACACATGACGATGACGATATTCCTGAAAATGGACTGGTTTTACGCTGGCCATGGAACGACAATGATCGAGGGTTAGCCAATGCTTGA
- a CDS encoding CDP-alcohol phosphatidyltransferase family protein: MLDRYAVKVIRWPLKTLAALPDKLGITANQVTLAGFLIGLLALPSLMLQEYDWALTFIVINRIFDGLDGAIARRQGITDCGGFLDITLDFLFYSMVPFGFVLADPSANAVAGAFLIFSFIGTGSSFLSFAIMAGKRNIESPVYKQKSLYYIGGLTEGTETIACFVLFCLFPQYFAIIAWVYGTLCWITTATRIWAGYHTLKDTPEIEVN, encoded by the coding sequence ATGCTTGATCGCTATGCAGTTAAAGTTATTCGTTGGCCGCTAAAAACACTGGCAGCCCTACCCGATAAACTCGGCATTACGGCTAACCAAGTAACGTTAGCTGGCTTTTTAATTGGCTTACTTGCCTTACCATCCCTTATGCTGCAAGAGTATGATTGGGCACTTACATTCATCGTTATTAATCGAATATTTGATGGCTTAGACGGCGCTATTGCACGTCGACAAGGCATTACAGATTGCGGTGGTTTTCTCGATATCACACTGGATTTTCTATTTTATTCGATGGTGCCATTTGGCTTTGTATTGGCAGACCCAAGTGCAAACGCCGTTGCCGGTGCGTTCTTGATATTTTCGTTTATTGGTACTGGCTCAAGTTTTCTATCTTTTGCCATAATGGCAGGAAAACGAAATATCGAAAGCCCTGTTTATAAGCAAAAATCTTTGTACTACATCGGAGGATTAACGGAAGGCACAGAAACCATTGCCTGCTTTGTACTGTTCTGCTTATTTCCACAATACTTTGCAATCATCGCATGGGTGTACGGCACCTTATGCTGGATTACAACGGCTACACGTATCTGGGCGGGTTATCACACCTTGAAAGATACACCTGAAATAGAGGTTAATTGA
- a CDS encoding ABC transporter substrate-binding protein — MKKLTTALGLTFALASGFFASNFAHAEQQTSSYSSEMVKKWQQIESKADGQTVYFNAWGGSQEINAYLRWAAKGLKSRYNVTLKHVKVADIAETTQRLVAEKTAGKNSDGSVDMVWINGENFRSMKLGNLLYGPFVDQLPNWEHVDKRLPVFEDFTESTDGLEAPWGVGQLVFIHDKQTLNNPPQNFSELLSLAKAFPGKVSYPQPPEFHGSSFLKAALIELTNNKKALYQPLDAQKDKVLFDNVTAPLWQYLDQLHPVAWQQGKRFPSGTTETIQLLDDRQLLLALTFNPNAANAAIEHGTLTETAQAYAFKQGALSNIHFLAIPWNSSAKEGAQVAINFLLSPEAQTRKAETRIWGDPSVLKVESLENGSHGFSLFQPIAEPHPSWLTAIEQEWQRRYGH, encoded by the coding sequence ATGAAAAAACTAACAACAGCTTTGGGGTTAACGTTCGCGTTAGCCTCTGGCTTTTTTGCATCAAACTTTGCACATGCTGAACAACAAACAAGTTCTTACTCATCAGAAATGGTAAAAAAGTGGCAACAAATAGAAAGTAAAGCCGACGGACAAACAGTCTATTTTAACGCGTGGGGTGGAAGCCAAGAAATAAATGCCTACTTGCGCTGGGCAGCCAAAGGACTAAAATCGCGTTACAACGTCACGTTAAAACACGTCAAAGTCGCTGATATTGCAGAAACAACACAACGTTTAGTCGCTGAAAAAACAGCAGGCAAAAATAGTGACGGCAGCGTCGATATGGTATGGATTAACGGTGAAAATTTCCGCTCAATGAAGCTCGGCAATCTACTTTATGGTCCTTTCGTAGATCAACTTCCTAACTGGGAGCATGTTGATAAACGACTTCCCGTTTTTGAAGACTTTACTGAATCGACTGATGGGCTTGAAGCCCCGTGGGGTGTTGGGCAGCTTGTCTTTATTCACGACAAGCAAACGTTAAATAATCCACCGCAAAATTTTTCTGAACTATTAAGCCTTGCTAAAGCCTTTCCCGGTAAGGTGAGTTACCCTCAGCCACCAGAATTTCATGGTAGTAGTTTCTTAAAAGCCGCTTTAATTGAACTAACAAACAACAAAAAAGCACTGTATCAACCGTTGGATGCTCAGAAAGATAAAGTACTTTTTGATAATGTTACAGCCCCTTTATGGCAATACCTTGATCAACTTCACCCTGTTGCATGGCAGCAAGGTAAACGTTTCCCATCAGGTACAACTGAAACGATTCAATTGCTTGATGATAGACAATTATTGCTCGCACTCACATTCAACCCTAATGCGGCAAATGCAGCCATTGAACACGGAACACTCACAGAAACCGCTCAAGCTTATGCTTTCAAGCAAGGAGCATTGTCTAATATTCACTTTTTAGCGATACCTTGGAATTCATCAGCTAAAGAAGGTGCACAAGTTGCCATTAACTTTTTATTAAGCCCAGAAGCTCAAACGCGTAAAGCTGAAACCAGAATATGGGGCGATCCATCGGTATTAAAAGTAGAGTCGCTTGAAAACGGAAGCCATGGGTTTTCACTGTTTCAACCCATTGCTGAACCCCACCCAAGTTGGTTAACAGCCATAGAGCAAGAATGGCAACGCCGTTACGGTCACTAA
- a CDS encoding ABC transporter permease, producing MIRLLYLVTILICALPLIPGVLGIVLPALSWLPALGLYTPNFSAFNIAFQWSGLSQSIFLTLFTGIGSTVLAITLCFFILRANWNSPRWQRIEHLIAPMLALPHVAFAIGFAFTFAPTGWLFRLLESIGIDTSSAFTLIQDPYGIGLLFALAIKETPFLLLMSVSVLHQIRVNQLQAVAASLGYNHNETWLKVVLPQWLPKMRMPIYAVLAYGLSVVDIALILGPTRPPTLAVLVWQWFNEPDLLLITRAAVGALLLLTVSFSVLALARTIEWFAFDIKREWQISGAFRPQATTPLTTKSNKRKRHTGISGRLHWPFFIVPIVVVPVLLLWSFAQRWRFPDALPSRYSARFWLQESNTLIELATSSAMLACISACLALILAIGCLEYRQKYQRGLPTWLIALPMVIPQLSILFGMQISTYFISGQYYWFWVIWSHVLFAFPYLYLSLDGPWRSYDIRLDQSARSLGMNAWATWWKVKRPLMMPAIWLAIAVGMSVSLAQYLPTQILGAGRISTLTTEAVALASGQDRRVSAVYGLLQGLLPLIFFTLALIASRYSGNFSRRKKSIQRQTRSTNTDDLICGKPHYK from the coding sequence ATGATTCGCTTGCTGTACTTAGTGACAATACTCATTTGTGCTTTACCTTTAATACCCGGTGTATTGGGTATTGTGCTACCTGCTCTTTCTTGGTTACCAGCCCTTGGTTTATACACACCAAACTTTTCAGCTTTTAATATAGCCTTTCAATGGTCGGGGCTTTCTCAGTCAATTTTCCTAACACTGTTTACGGGAATTGGCAGCACTGTACTCGCGATAACGCTTTGCTTTTTTATTCTTCGGGCTAATTGGAATAGCCCTCGCTGGCAACGTATCGAGCACTTAATTGCCCCTATGCTGGCATTACCTCATGTCGCATTTGCTATTGGCTTTGCTTTTACCTTTGCGCCTACAGGCTGGCTATTCAGATTACTCGAAAGTATCGGTATAGATACATCGTCGGCTTTTACCCTTATTCAAGATCCTTACGGCATAGGGCTATTATTCGCGCTCGCGATAAAAGAGACCCCTTTTTTACTCTTAATGAGTGTGTCTGTTTTACACCAAATACGTGTTAATCAATTGCAAGCCGTCGCAGCAAGCTTAGGTTATAACCATAATGAAACCTGGTTAAAAGTCGTATTACCGCAATGGCTTCCTAAGATGCGTATGCCTATTTACGCCGTATTGGCGTACGGCTTATCAGTTGTCGATATTGCGTTAATTCTTGGCCCTACACGCCCCCCTACACTCGCAGTTTTAGTTTGGCAGTGGTTTAACGAACCTGATTTACTTTTAATTACCCGAGCAGCCGTCGGTGCGTTACTGCTTCTTACTGTTTCTTTCAGTGTTTTAGCACTTGCACGTACTATTGAGTGGTTTGCATTTGATATAAAACGTGAATGGCAGATTTCTGGCGCTTTTCGCCCTCAGGCTACAACTCCCCTCACGACCAAAAGCAATAAAAGAAAGAGACACACAGGCATAAGTGGACGACTGCATTGGCCATTTTTCATTGTACCTATTGTGGTTGTTCCCGTTTTACTGCTTTGGTCTTTTGCTCAACGCTGGCGTTTTCCTGATGCACTACCAAGTCGGTACAGTGCACGCTTTTGGCTACAAGAAAGTAATACACTGATTGAACTCGCCACCAGCAGTGCAATGCTGGCTTGTATTAGTGCTTGTCTGGCTTTGATTTTAGCCATTGGTTGTCTTGAATACCGTCAAAAGTATCAACGTGGGCTACCTACGTGGTTAATTGCTTTACCAATGGTTATTCCTCAACTCTCTATTTTATTTGGTATGCAAATATCGACCTATTTCATTTCAGGTCAATACTATTGGTTTTGGGTAATATGGAGCCACGTGCTATTTGCTTTCCCGTATTTATACCTGTCTTTAGATGGCCCATGGCGCAGCTATGATATCCGGCTCGATCAATCAGCCCGTAGTTTAGGCATGAATGCATGGGCGACGTGGTGGAAAGTAAAGCGCCCTCTCATGATGCCTGCTATTTGGTTAGCTATCGCTGTCGGCATGAGCGTAAGTCTTGCGCAATACCTGCCAACACAAATTTTAGGTGCTGGACGTATTTCAACCTTAACCACTGAAGCTGTCGCTTTAGCCAGTGGGCAAGATCGTCGCGTCAGTGCTGTTTACGGTTTACTTCAAGGGTTGTTACCTTTGATTTTCTTCACTTTGGCACTGATTGCCAGTCGTTATTCGGGTAACTTTTCCCGTCGTAAAAAATCGATTCAACGACAAACACGGAGTACCAACACGGATGACCTTATCTGTGGAAAACCTCACTATAAATAA